The Tenebrio molitor chromosome 5, icTenMoli1.1, whole genome shotgun sequence genome has a segment encoding these proteins:
- the LOC138132297 gene encoding homeobox protein Mohawk translates to MDTRIGEDTRERSRRPIRNKRYTRRAYGEDKRPPKRLFTPEIKRFLKDWLVRRRENPYPNRDEKKNLAVQTGLTYIQVCNWFANWRRKLKNAGKEPQRKTWGDLIKSYNSQVQGNVEHFSICSDDSIWEEPEDTSDNYAKPENIAQQPDHSYTTFIEHPNHNNNNQNQCFFISSTTEIETETNPFSQPTNKYKNHIMEKYLRDCQKPDKTEGSKVDEDVTKPSMISKWLESAVNFRPSENNYLHWNFSKNFSKKKKKTIAASTTPQVYQIHGREELDAAEALTKLANARSFKA, encoded by the exons ATGGACACAAGAATCGGTGAAGACACCCGAGAAAGGTCTAGAAGGCCAATTCGAAACAAAAGATACACCAG AAGAGCCTACGGCGAGGATAAAAGACCTCCGAAGAGGCTGTTCACGCCTGAAATCAAAAGATTTCTCAAAGATTGGCTAGTTAGACGACGCGAAAATCCATATCCCAACAGAGACGAAAAGAAAAATCTAGCAGTGCAAACTGGATTGACCTACATTCAG GTGTGCAATTGGTTCGCCAACTGGCggagaaaactgaaaaatgcCGGCAAAGAACCGCAGCGTAAGACGTGGGGCGACCTTATCAAATCTTACAACAGTCAAGTGCAAGGCAATGTAGAACATTTCAGTATTTGTTCAGACGACAGCATTTGGGAAGAACCCGAAGACACCTCGGACAATTATGCCAAACCTGAAAACATCGCTCAACAACCGGACCATAGTTACACCACGTTTATAGAACATCCCAACCATAACAACAACAATCAGAATCAGTGTTTCTTCATCAGTTCGACGACAGAAATCGAAACCGAAACCAACCCCTTCAGCCAACCGACCAACAAATACAAAAACCACATCATGGAAAAATACTTGCGCGACTGTCAAAAGCCGGACAAGACTGAAGGCAGCAAGGTGGACGAGGATGTGACGAAACCTTCCATGATATCCAAGTGGTTGGAAAGTGCCGTCAATTTTCGGCCGAGTGAAAATAACTACCTTCATTggaacttttcaaaaaatttttcaaagaaaaaaaagaagacgatCGCGGCTTCGACTACCCCTCAGGTTTATCAGATACACGGGAGAGAGGAGCTGGACGCTGCTGAGGCCTTAACAAAACTAGCTAATGCCAGGTCTTTCAAGGCGTGA
- the LOC138132296 gene encoding WD repeat domain-containing protein 83 translates to MNLNCLNTIDCLQGAVRAVRFNVDGSYCITCGSDKKLKLWNPYRGLLLKTYGGHGNEVLDACGSCDSSQILSSSSDKSVIVWDVSTGQPLRRFRGHAAPVTCVKYNEESSLAISGSLDNTVMCWDLKSRNTNSIQTLKEAKDCITSIQVTDHEILTGSVDCSVRRYDLRNGSCHADFVGAAITSVGFSHDGQCILTGSADNTVRLLDKNSGEMLGEYLGHKTDDMNVESAIMTSDNHVLSGSVTGELFCWDLVSGNIVGKYTHTPKKVLNSLSVHPTEDVVLTSSVQTIKVWGTAENVKIEETPVNV, encoded by the exons atgaatttaaattgtttaaatacaATAGATTGCCTTCAAGGTGCGGTGAGGGCTGTTCGATTCAATG TGGATGGTTCTTACTGCATAACATGTGgatctgacaaaaaattaaaactgtgGAATCCTTATCGCGGTTTACTACTTAAAACTTATGGCGGACACGGTAACGAAGTATTGGATGCTTGCGGTTCTTGCGACAGCAGTCAGATATTGTCGTCGTCCTCAGATAAGTCCGTTATAGTTTGGGATGTTTCGACAGGGCAACCCCTACGTAGGTTCAGGGGACATGCGGCCCCCGTAACTTGCGTCAAATATAACGAAGAGTCGTCGTTAGCAATTTCCGGTAGTTTAGACAACACGGTCATGTGTTGGGACCTCAAATCACGTAACACCAACTCCATACAAACTTTAAAAGAAGCCAAAGACTGCATTACTTCGATCCAGGTGACCGATCATGAGATTTTAACTGGATCCGTAGATTGTTCAGTACGGCGGTACGATTTAAGAAACGGTAGTTGTCACGCTGACTTTGTTGGGGCCGCGATTACTTCAGTCGGTTTTTCCCACGACGGACAATGTATTTTAACCGGATCCGCCGATAATACGGTTCGTTTGTTAGACAAAAATTCAGGTGAAATGTTAGGAGA ATATTTGGGTCACAAAACTGACGACATGAACGTGGAAAGTGCCATAATGACCAGTGATAATCACGTTCTGTCGGGTTCCGTTACAGGCGAATTGTTCTGTTGGGACCTGGTAAGTGGAAATATCGTCGGAAAATATACACATACTCCGAAGAAAGTGCTAAACTCTCTCAGTGTACACCCTACTGAAGACGTTGTACTTACTTCGTCTGTGCAGACGATTAAAGTTTGGGGAACAGCTGAAAATGTCAAGATTGAAGAAACGCCAGTAAATGTATAA